The Hippopotamus amphibius kiboko isolate mHipAmp2 chromosome 16, mHipAmp2.hap2, whole genome shotgun sequence genomic interval AGGTTTGAATCCCTCAAcctgctctccttcccttccccctcatcCTGGCCTCTTGCTTCCctggagccccccaccccaccagcaaGAGATTATGTCAACACAGCCCCGCTGCTTCTGCCCAGGACAATATTTGCCCTCAGGATCTGGGAAGGTTGCTATGGAGACTGGGGACGTGctgcggggcggggagggggagaggcagggtcAGGGGGAGTACTCCCCCCTCCTGGAAGAGGATGAGGGGAGCCAGGCAccatctctgcctcccctccaTCTGACTGTGCCTGTGAGAGTGTATCCCCATGCCCATTTGTGTGTGTTCCAAGTCTCTCTCTCTGGACTGTCTCTTCATCTCTGTCTCTGATTACTTCTCTGGATAACTGTCTCTGGGTCTCTGCCTCTCAGGtctcctctctcctgtctctgagtctctttctctgtcctctctctctctctctctatgggTCCCCGTCTCTAGGTTTCtccatgtctctgtgtctctctggatATCATGTCTCTATGTCTCGGTCTCTCTTTGggtctttgtctctgtctttcgGGTTCTCATGTGTCTCTTTGTCTCTATCTGTTGCTTGGGTCCCATGTTTTTTGTGTTGGTCTCTCTAGGCCCCCATCTCTGGATCTCTGTCTTTGGGTTCCTCTCTTTCTCTGGatcctgcgtgtgtgtgtgtgtgtgtgtgtgtgtgtgtgcacgcgcgcgcgcgcacctCATCTCTGGAGTGCTGTCTCCCTGTGTCTCACCAGATCCTGTGTCACTCCTAGGTCTTCTCTCTCTgaatctgtctctgtctctctgcctctctctggatGCCCATGTTTTCAGGTGTGTCTCTCTCagtctctgtttctatttccGGCACTCTTTGGATCTCTAGCTTtctgtttgcgtgtgtgtgtgtgcgcgtgtgcacgtgtgtgtctgtCTGGGTTTCTATCTTTCAGGCCTTGTCTCTCCACAATCCTCAGGGGGCCATCTCAGCTTCGCATTTCTGGCCTCAGTCCCTATGGggcccccctccccatctctctctgcctcatttcTCCTGCACCATCTGGCGGCACTCCAGGCTCCTGCCTGCTCCCCACAGGCTCTTCTTGGCCGGGCAGCCCCATGGGGGGAGGCACAGGCCCCCCCAGCTTCCTCCCCACCACTGGATTCTGAAGAGGGGGGCACCGCTTCATCAGGCCTGGGGTGGAGGGAACAACAGCCTGGAGACCTGGGACCAGGGGACATGGAGAGAGGGaaatagacagacagacaccctgagaggagatgggaaaagagggatgagaaaggagaaaacttCAAGACAGGAGAGAAGAGATTAACTTGGAGAatggagagagcaagagaaatgaggagggggcagaaggaaacccaggaggggagaggagagaaaagacagcctagCTAAcaagagaggaagacagacaaaCTGAATCGGGcttggaggaaaggagaaaggagagattcAGACCAAGGAGAGAGAAGGTGGCGGGGAGAGAGATGGGTGATAGAGAGAGAAGGGCATGACTGCTTCTTTACCTGCAGTTTCCAGAAGCCCTGAGCTTAGGGATGGGGGAGGGCCCGTGTGGCTACCCCTGTGGCCCTACTGCCTCCTCCCCAGACCCAGGGAGACTGTAAAAGCCCCCAGGAGGGCTGAGATGGGCAGGGGTCCAGTTGGGGACCCAGACATCACCCCTCTTGTCCtccacgcccacccccacccggtCCTCTGTTCTGCCCTGTGTTTTCCCAGAGGGAATGAtgagggaggggtgaggggtgaaTCTGCTCATCTCCTGGCTCCTGCCTTGGTTCTCTCTCCTCAGGGCCCCCATCTTTTAGGCCCTCTCTCCCTctacccctccccacctctaTCTGTCATCATCTCCATCTCTCAATTtgtatctcttctctctctccctctcttggtccctattttctctctcctgtttggtttggttttctctcactctgtctcCTTGTATTTCGCTCTGCTTCTCGgtccttttcaatttctttctcactgtctgtctctcttggtttattctgtctctgccacttcctgtctctgtctgtctctggtcTTTCTTGGTCCTTGGCTTCTTTTCCTGGCTCTCTCACCACCTCAGTTCCTCtcccctgcttccccttcccacccccagtctctctcctccccctttccagcctcccccaccttcccatcCCTAGCAAGTGACCCCCAGGCCCTCTTGGGGCCAAGGAGAgactccctcccaaccccagCCTCTTCCTGAGGTGCCGGGCAATCTCAGACCCCTCTCCTTTCCACTTCATGAACCGAGCCTTTCCCAGGACCCAGAGGGCGCCAGGAATGtagggcagagagcagggaggcCAGCTAGAGATCAGGAAGCCAggaccccccccatcccccatgtCACCGCCCCCCTCCTCCAGACTGGTCTCCTTCCAGCCTCTGGTGCTGGATCTCACGCCACCCTtactccctgcccctcctggggcctctgggcctcagttgctcctctgcaaaatgggcagACTCTCCTCTGTCCTGTTTATCTTACAGCTCCCCAGGGAGTGTGTGCTCATTAATGTTACTAGTAGGATAATGTGTAGGAATTGGTGGTTTGTATTAAAGGGGGAAGAGAGTGCTGAGAGCCAGGACTCGGTTTCTAACCTGGATATTCTCCATATTTGAGGGCAAAGGAGGAGACTGAAAGCGGACATTGTGAGGAGGTGTGTGACTCAGTGGTGACTGTGACCAGGAGATGGTGTGAGGCTGTGGGTTCGTGTGTGATCACGGGATGATGGTGTGGGATCCTGTGGAcagctgtgtgactgtgtgtgggtGGGGCTGTGATGGAGACCTTAGCACTGAGTGTGACTGAGGATGACAGCGTGACGCCTGGAGTTCATGGGAGTGTGCCTTAGTGACACTTGGGGGCCGTGTGTTGTCGGAATGTGACTGTGGACTCTCTAGGTGATTAGTGAAGTGTGTGACTCGACGTGTGAGCATCTTAATGGGTGGCGTTGTATAACATTGTGTGTTACCTTCAGAGTGTGTCATTAAAGGGTTGTATGACTGTGTGAGCAACCATATAACTGCGTGCATTTATTTCATCAACAAGcattctctgagcctctgctctatGCCCCGGTCTGTGCTGAGTGACGCTGGGGACCCAGTGGTGACTGAGATGCCCTGGCCCTGTCCTCATGGGGCACACAGGCCACGGGGGGAGACAGATGGTGTTTGCGATGTGACTCAGTGATGGTGTGAACGCGTGTGTGATGGACCCAGTATCACTGGGGCGGTGGGAAGCTGTGACTGTGTTTCCGCGTAAGCGGAGGAGTCCACGCCCCAGGTGTGTGGCTGTGTCACTGCCAGTGACCGTCCATCTGTGGGGGAGAGACGTCGGGTCTCTGGGTGTGACCCTGGATGGTGGGACTGAGAACGGACGTGAAGACCACGTTCTGTGAGGAACAGTGTGTGAGATTCTGTGCCGTGCCTCTCCGCGGCTCAGTGGATGGGATCGTGTGCGACACTGTGTATGTGACTGTGACTCCGTGTGCGGTGTCTGGGTGGGATGGGTGGGACAATGTAAGAGGCTGTGCACCCCGGGGGGGGGGTCCTTAGGATGCTGATTCTGTGACTGCTCTCCTACGTGACCCTGAGTGGCTGTGATACTCACACGCAACGGGCCCCCCGTGCGGGGCGCTGCCCCAGTGCTCCCCCTGCCTGTTCCCtggcccgccccggccccgccccctcccaccaccccaggcTGTCACCTCTTCCAGAGCCCAGGCGAGGCCGTGAAGGCAGCAGCAGAGACAGCAGCGTCCGAAGCAAGTGATCAAGAGGAGGGCTGGGGACAGGTGAGggcgccccacccccatcccagcccgtcccccctgcccccacgtCCCCCTCACGTCTCTgggctcctctttctccttttcttagactctgcctttgtctctctgcctctctgtgccCACAGTCTATATCCTTCTGTCTGTCGCCCAGTATCTCTGTCTCCACGTCTGACGATCCTTGTTTAGCCTCTAGATAGGTCTGTACCTCTGtctctttccccctctttctctgtctctctccgtGTCTCTAAATCCTCTTTGTTTCCTAGCCCATATTTTTGTCTCTATCTTCCTCTGACTTTTGGTCTCTGATCTCTTGGTCTGTGTCTCATTCTGTTTGTCTCTGGGTCTCTCATCTCTACATTTCTGTCTCATGTGTCTCTGACTGTCTTTCTGGGGCTTCAACCGAgatcctccctgcttccccctttTCCTACACGGTGCTGGTGTGGGGTGTTGAGGGTTAGACCGATTTCCAGGCATCTGGACCCCTGCGGACCTAAGAGGGTCTAATGCCTCTCTAGCCCCTAAGGAGAGGGTTGTCCCATTGATTCTGGGTTTTATTCACAGTAGGGAAAGTTTGATAGAGTCGGGCTCCTATCCGCGGTTTGAAAACCCTTTGGGAGAATGGGAATTCCAAGAGTCGTTTCAAGTTCCGTGTCCTCCTCTCCAAGGCGGTCCCCAGGTTCCCCGGAGTCTCTGGGTCTAGACTCCGGGTGACACTGGCGCTTCCGCCCAGCGCGGCTCTAAGGCAACCGCACCCTCAGCAAATACCCCCCTTCCACCGCTGCTGCCCCGGCAACAGCCGGGGGCGGGCCTGGGAATCAGGTGTTGGATCTCGGTCTCCGCCCATTCCTCAGGACTCCCCCCGACCCGCCCCAAATCATCGCTCGTTGGGGTGGGGCCGGGGAAGGCGCTGCCTCCGGGTCCTTGAATACTTGAATCCCTGAACCGTGTGgcgcaggggctgggaggggagagcgGAGCATCCTGATTTTGCCCTCGGACCCCCAGACCGGGCCGCCCCTGCGTGACGGGACCCTTCGCCCCCCATGCCCTGCCGCCCGCACGATGCCGAACTGTCCGCCCTGGTGGCTGCTGCTGTTGCCCTCGCTGTGGGAGCCGCTCCTCCGGAGGGCGGAGGTGAGAACCAGCGGAGCCAAGGAGTTCAAGGCTTGGAGGGATGTCTGGGGCCGGCTTTAGGTCTTATCCCACTGGGAAGATTGTTGTAAGACCTCCCCGCCTGCCCAGATTCAAGTTTTCATGGTTGTTTCCAGCCCCTCTTCTTTCCCGCGCGAATCCTTCCGATAATTTCTAGCCACCTCCGTCCGTTAATTTTCCTGAAGGTTTGCAGTTCCCCACAGCAACTACCCTGGTGGTTTCTAGGCACCCCTCAAGACTTAAAAGAGGTTTCTAAGCCACCCAAGACTCCTGAGCAAAACAAGAAAGCCCCTCCAAGCCCCTCTAGGGTGTGTCTGGCCCTCAGGAACCATGCTGCCTGGGAGCAGGGGTCAGTGCGGACGGCGTTGGGGGGATCCTCCCTTCTCTGTTTTTGTAGGCAGGCTCTGAAGGGCAGACGGCGGGAGAGCTGTACCAGCGTTGGGAACGGTACCGCAGGGAGTGCCAGGAGACACTGGAGGCCGAGGAGCCCCCAGCAGGTGTGACAGGGGTGCAGGTCTGGGGGCAAGAGAAGGGCTGGGGCTGAGAGGGGTGGGCTCCAGGCCTGCCTAGGACTGACCGGCGGGGCCTGAAAGAAAACTCTGGGATGAATGTGGGCTGCGTGGGAGAGGCCTGAGGTGAAGCTTGAAAGGGGAGGGGTCTTGGGCGTGGCCTACACTAGGTAGCTGGGATCTAAAGTGGACCGCGAAGGGGGCGGGGTTCGGGGTGGAGCCTGGGAAGGGCCTTGCAGAATGGGAAGCATCTGCGGAGGGAATTTGCTTGGTGGAGGAAGCCCAGAGTAGGACTCGGTAGATGGGCGGGGCCTTGGGGTCTGGTGGGAGGAGCTGTGACAGAGCAGGGACCGGACCACTCCACGGGGGCGGGGCTGTGTGTGGAAGGCGGAGAAGCATTGGGCGTGAGGTACAATAGGTCCACCGGACGTCTgacccccacgcccaccccaggCCTCGCCTGTAACGGGTCCTTCGACATGTACGTCTGCTGGGACTACACTGCACCCAATGCCACGGCCCGCGCGTCCTGCCCCTGGTACCTGCCCTGGCACCCCCACGGTGAGCTGCCTCCTGGACCCCGGGCCCTCCTCTGACACAAACAGCTCTCTGCTAACCCTGGCCCCAGACACCACTGCCCCGCagctgtcctgctcctctttgtcTGCTGGGTATCTCCTGTCTGTCCACGCCTGGCCGGGTCATCACGTAATgccccttctctgtctctgtagCTCTCTGAGGACCACCGGGTTCTgagtttctttccctttcatgagtctgtttctgcacATCCTGGTCTTCCTTGCCTAaagagctgtgtgacctagggtGGTTTAATTTCTTTATgcctcagttgcttcatttgtaaaatgatgttTATGATAGTACCAAGTTCATAGGCTCGTTATGAATACTAAATTAATTGAAacgaaaaaaattaattgaagcGTGTAAAATGCTATGTAAGTGTTTATCAGCGTCGTTGTCATCATCGCTggatctctctctctgcctttgtctcacaatgtctttctgtctccatctctgtgCCTCTGATCCTCTTCCCTgtttctccacagtggctgcaggcTTTGTGCTTCGCCATTGTGGCAGTGATGGCCAATGGGGACCTTGGAGAGACCATTCTCAGTGTGAGAACCCAGAGAAGAATGGGGTTTTTCAGGTAAGAAGAGATGAGAGATTTAGGGTAGGAATCCCTTTCAGAGGCAGAAAGCAGCCTCAGATGGAGCCTGAAACCCCTTGTACTGTTCAGGATTCTGGGTTCCAAGTGATGGAAATTCAACTCCTTGcttgaaggagaaggaaaaagaaatatattggcTTCTGTGATTGGAAAGTATAAGGCTACagcttcaggcacagctggatctAGGTGCTAAGATGATGTGGTTGGGAATCTCACCATATCgttcctctgtttttctctatGATGGTGCCCTATTTTCTGTGGGGTGGAAAAGGTGGCCCCCATTGGTATGAGGCTCGCATTCCACCTACCAAGCAACACTGTAGGAAGACTGAGGTTTTTTCTCAATAGCTCCAACTATGTCCCGGACTGTCATTGGCCTAATTTGGGTCATATAACTGCCCTTGACTaatcactctgtgtgtgtgtgtgtgtagtgttagATAGAATGCTTGGATTGGCTGGTCACATGCCCAGCCTTAGAGTTGAGGGGTGGAGTACCCCACTCAAACAACGGCAGGTGGATCCCCAAAAGAAAATTGGGGTGCAGTTTAGGAACAAAGAGCAGATATCTTTCCAGCTCCTTTATGGCCCCAAGGGAAGAACTGAGCTCTATTTCTGTGTCCTTTtcccacacccccgcccccaggaccAAAGGCTGAGCCTGGAACGGCTGCAGATTGTGTACACCGTGGGCTATTCCCTGTCCCTTGCCACGCTGCTCCTCGCCTTGCTCATCTTGAGTTTCTTCAGGTGGGACCCCCAGCCCTGAGCAGAGGCAGCAGAGACTGGGCTTTAGTTTTCCCAGTAAGATGGGGTAGTCAGGCTCCACCAGCAACAAACATCCAATGGTGGTTCtgtgggaagggctgggaggTAATTTAAGGGACTCTGTGTGGCCAAGGTCAGGTCCCCAAACTGCCTCCCAAATCCCCCAGGCGGCTGCGCTGTACTCGCAATTACATCCACATCAACTTGTTCACGTCTTTCATGCTGCGGGCAGCAGCCATCCTCACCCGAGACCGTCTGCTTCCTCCACCTGGCCCCTACCCTGGGGATCAGGCTCCTCTCCTGTGGAACCAGGTAAgcaccatttctctctctctcaaattgGGATCCTGCCTCCTCTGGTGGGGCCAAAGATCTCCCAATGCATTTACTACCTCCTACACGATCAAGAGTTCATCTCTCTTGTGCCTTCCAACACAATTGGAGAGGGACTCTCCCAACTCAGCCTCTCCCATCATTgaactctctcacttcacctccTCTGTTGGAATTTTCCATTCCCTTTCTCTCAGTATCTCACCCATCATGGGACTTTCACACCAATGAGAGAGTGCCCTGCTAGTGGTGAGATGGTGACAGGGTGGGAAAAACTAACTGGTAGGGGGATTTGGTAGATACCAATTTGTTTCTGGGAGACAAGGTGGGAGAGACTAGAGTCtaggggcagaggggagaaaaCCTATCTGGTAGTAAGTTGGGTCAATTGTTGAAAATCCAAGGGGgtgggaaggacttccctgggagtccagtggttaagactctgagcttccaacgcaaggggcacaggtttgatccctggtcagggaactaagatcccacatgccttgtggcagggccaaaaaaaacaaccaaccaacctaccaaccaaacaaacaaaaaagccaaggGCTGGGAGAATCCATGTGCTGGTGGGAGATGAGAGAAAACCTTTTGAGAGGTGGAGTAGTTGAGTTGAATTCTTAGAaggagatggggtgggagaggccATATTTGGGGGGATCTGGGGGGAACTCTGATAGTAAGATGTAAGATACCAATTGTTAAAGAGGTTAGAGTGGGAGAGTTCACACAGGGAAAGAGAATAGGATGAGAGAAACCAACTCCATATCATCCTTTGGTGATATAGAATGGGAAGAGAATATTTGATATCAAGAGATGACaagagatgggggtggagggcgCCCTGactgcctcctcctcctgtctgGCCACCGCCTAGGCCCTAGCTGCCTGTCGCACGGCCCAGATCCTGACCCAGTACTGCGTGGGTGCCAGCTACATGTGGCTGCTGGTGGAGGGCATCTACTTGCACAGCCTCCTGGTGCTTGTGGGAGGCTCCGAGGAGGGCCACTTCCGCTGCTACATGCTCCTTGGCTGGGGTGAGTCCCGACCCTGTCCCCTGCCTAGCCCAgcgcgcctcccctcccccaactacCCTGCTGGTCTACTTCCGGGGgtctcctcccctctccaggcTTCAGTCTCCCCTTCCCGGCGGGGCAGTTCCGCGGGTTTGGGGCCTGGCGGGGCCCGTGCGCGCTCTGACAGctgcggcggggtggggggcgggggttggggtcTGCACAGGGGCCCCCGCGCTTTTCGTCATTCCTTGGGTGATCGTCAGGTACCTGTACGAGAACACGCAGTGAGTCTTGGGGTCTGGGATGGGGCTTGGGAGGGGGGCGAAACTTTGAGGGATGTGGGCGGGGTGCGATGGAAACGTGGGGAGGTTCTAACTGCACTCAGGGGCCTGGGTGGGGGCTAAAGGAACGCGTCGCTTGGAAAGTTGGGTTCCAGGACTACGGGAAGGGGAGGGATGAGGGCTGGGCCTAAATAGGAGCAGGCGGGGCTTTAAGGAAATGTGGGTGTGGCGTTAAGGAaggtgggcggggcctggggagTTTCAGTGCTTAATTCGGTGAGCCTAGGGTTGTCTATCTCTTAGCTCTACTCCTCCTCCAGGTGCTGGGAGCGGAACGATATCAAGGCCATTTGGTGGATCATAAGAACCCCTATCCTCCTAACCATCTTGGTACGGCCGGCGCCGCCTCTTTCAGGCTGGTGTCGGGGATTTCCCATCCTGGGAAGCCGGAGACGGGTGGCTACCAgctcagtctctctctccccaccgcAGATTAACTTTCTCATCTTTATCCGCATCCTTGGCATCCTCGTCTCAAAGCTGAGGACGCGACAGATGCGCTGCCCGGACTACCGACTGAGGTGAAGGAAGGCGGTGGGGATGCAGGGGAAGGTGGCTGGGTGCAAGATGGGGGACCCGGGGCCGCGGTACCACTGCCACCCTCTCCCCCCAAGGCTGGCTCGCTCCACGCTGACGCTGGTGCCCCTGCTGGGCGTCCACGAGGTGGTGTTTGCTCCCGTGACCGAGGAACAGGCCCGGGGTGCCCTGCGCTTGGCCAAGCTCGGCTTTGAGATCTTCCTCAGTTCTTTTCAGGTGCCTAAGCGAGTTGCAGGAGCTACACCCTTTGACTTGGGGTCCTCCTACTCAGAGGGGCACGAGGGTTACATCATCCTCTGGCGCAGCCACAGAATGGGGTGTGACGATGGGATTTTGTTCCTTCATTCTACACAAGATACTGAGCTAGCTGCGtcctgggctggggaggcagcagggagaaGACAGGACACGAGGCAGCCCCAGTAGTACTGCCTCCTGGTTAAGGTAGAGGGCTTTGAGGccagccagggctggggccaAATGTGGGTTGTGACTCCCCAGCTCTGTGGCCTTCACCTCAGGCCCAGGGCCAGAGCGAGGCATGCGCAGtgcacaaaatttaaggaggtGCTCACTCAAATTTAAGGCCAGCCCTGCCCGAGCTTGCCCTACCCTTGTCCCCACAATGCTTTACCTtgttgggcctcagttttctcatctctaaaatggggacaatactGGTCTCACTTCCCAAGGCTGTTCATTCATTAAATTCagcaaaaatttttattgaacatttactatgtaccaagcactcTTCCAGGCTTACTATGGGGATACAGCCAAGAACCAAGGGATCCCTACTCTCTCGTGGGTGAGACAGATGCTAAAGATGCtatataagtaaaatatacaaaatgtcaGATGGTGAGATGTGCCTGAAGGAGGGGGGGGAAGCAAGAAAATAGAGATGAAGAGCCAACAGAGAAAATGGGGTTATAAACAGGGGGTCAGGAAAGGCCTTGCTGAAAAGACACTGCAGCAGAGACCAAAAGATGAGGGAACAAACCAGGGagatatttggggaaaatgttCCAGGAAGAGAAACACCAAGGGGAAGATCTCTGAGGCAGGAGGGACTACCTGTCATGCTGGTACTCTCATGGCCAGCATGCCTGAAGCAGGGGGAGCCAGTGAGAGCAAGGAGGGGATAGGACAGAGGTGAGGTACCAGGGCAGATCCTTGGGCCAAGCGCAGACTTTGGCTTTTCCTCTGAGTGAGGTGGGAGCCACGGGAGCAGAGGGATGTGATCAGGGTTAGATTTTAACAGGATCGTGGAAAGTGATAATAAGATAAGTGATATCTTAATAATTACACATGAAATAATTGTCTTATATTAATATATCAATTGCTTTattaactatatattttatatttatttaaatttatacacacataaatttacataaatataaactAATTCTTTATGCATATTAATAATACCTGAATTCTCACGACCACCACTGTATTATtactccattttccagatgaagaaactgaggcacagaggggttaagcAAGGTTGCCCAAGTAGGGAAGAAAGGGGGGAAGCGGTTATCACATCCAAGCAGCCTACCTCCTGGGTCACCAGTTCTTAACCTCCAGCCCTGAATGCTCAGCAAACTGGCGAGGGGGAGTCGGGCGCCGGGGAGAAGGTGACTGCAGTAGTCTAGAACCAAAGTGGCGGCAGGCGAGGTTGTTTGGGGCCTGGAAAGGGTCCGAGCTCATTAAGGGGGATTTATAACCCTGCCCGCATTTTAACCCCGCACCTCCTCTGGCAGGGCTTCCTGGTCAGCGTCCTCTACTGCTTCATCAACAAGGAGGTACGGGGAACCCCGGCGCGCCGCCCGCGCCCTCTGCCGGCCGCGCAGGGAATGGCGCGCCCCGCGCCGCCTCTGAGCGCCGTCGTGTTGCAGGTGCAGTCGGAGATCCGCCGGGGCTGGCACCGATGCCGCCTGCGCCGCAGCCTCGGCGAGGAGCCGCACCAGCCCCCGGAGCGCGCCTTCCGGACCCTGCCCTCCGGCTTAGGCTCCAGCCAGGTCGCCGCCGGCCGCGCTGTGTGCTCAAGGACCCTCCCAGGTCCTGGGGGTGGGACCAGCCACGTCTTGGAAAGCTACTGCTAGGCAGTGGGATTCTTGGGTCCATTCAGTacgtatttattgagcacctgctgtgtgccagggctGGTGTAGAGGGCGCTGGGGAAAtggggggccggggtgggggaaggaaacagaagacaAGGTTCAGAAGACAAGGTCCCTGTTTTCCTAGAGATCACAACTGAGTAAGGGAAACAGACCATGAGGACAAACCAAGTTATGTATACGCTGTGGAATGGCTTATGAAGAAAAGTTAGAAGGGGGCCAAGTGTGATCTGGGGcatctctgaggaggtgacattgaaGCCATGCCTGAAAGAGGTGAAGGAGACATCTTTGGAAAGAACTGGCGGCCAAGACTCTAGACAGAGGGAAGAGcatctgcaaaggccctgaggcaggaaggagctTGGCTGTttctgaggaacagagaggtggCCTGCGTGGCTGGAGTGGGATTAGTCAGAGCCAacagatggggagagagaagtggACAGGGGCAGAAGAGTGGGGATTTTATTCCAGGAGCACTGAAGATTCTTTGGAGCGTCTTGTAATGGAGTCGGCTAAGGTTTTAAACAGATCTCTCTGTCTGCCCTGTGGGGGAACGGATTATTAGGGGCAATGGTGGCAGCTGAGTGCCCAGGGAGGAGGCCgatgcaggtgggaggtgatgtTGGCTGGACCAGGGTGGTGGCCACATAGGGTGTGAAACAGTTGgattctggagctattttaaagGTAGAACTGAGAGGATTTGCCgaggaaggagagaagccagGCAAGACTTCTTGGTTTGgggtggagagaggaaagagatagGGAGATTGAGTTCAGGGTGGGGAGAACCAAGAGTGCTCTT includes:
- the GIPR gene encoding gastric inhibitory polypeptide receptor, with product MPNCPPWWLLLLPSLWEPLLRRAEAGSEGQTAGELYQRWERYRRECQETLEAEEPPAGLACNGSFDMYVCWDYTAPNATARASCPWYLPWHPHVAAGFVLRHCGSDGQWGPWRDHSQCENPEKNGVFQDQRLSLERLQIVYTVGYSLSLATLLLALLILSFFRRLRCTRNYIHINLFTSFMLRAAAILTRDRLLPPPGPYPGDQAPLLWNQALAACRTAQILTQYCVGASYMWLLVEGIYLHSLLVLVGGSEEGHFRCYMLLGWGAPALFVIPWVIVRYLYENTQCWERNDIKAIWWIIRTPILLTILINFLIFIRILGILVSKLRTRQMRCPDYRLRLARSTLTLVPLLGVHEVVFAPVTEEQARGALRLAKLGFEIFLSSFQGFLVSVLYCFINKEVQSEIRRGWHRCRLRRSLGEEPHQPPERAFRTLPSGLGSSQVAAGRAVCSRTLPGPGGGTSHVLESYC